CCGCGAGGTGAGACAGGGCACTGAAACACATGGCAGACATTGCAACTCAGACCGAGGCGAAGAGCTTACATGAAATAATAAAAATCTCGCGGATGGTTGTTTCGTCTCTTGATCTGGATGAAGTGCTGCAGAAGATTCTACTCTATGCGCGAGAACTGGTAGAAACACCGGCTGGCAGCATCGCTTTATTTGACGAGACAACTTCAACCATGACTCTTCACGCCGGTACAGGCCTGAGTGAGGAGTTCATGATGCGCGATTCCTGGCATGTCGAAGCCGGCGGCTTGACCCGTAAGATTCTGGATCAAAGACAACTCTTTATTGTTGACGATACGCTTGATGTCTCGTTCTTTAATAATCCCCTGGCCCTCGCCGAGGGGATCCGCTCGCTGATCGCGGTGCCGTTGTGCATACAGGATACGATCGTCGGCATCCTGTATCTGGATGATTTCAAGCCGCGAACCTTTGATGCCTCTGCTTGTGAAAAGCTGGCAATTCTTGCGTCCTTTGCCTCCTTGAGTATTGCCAACGCGCGTCTCCATGAAAAAACCTCACGCCTCGCAAGTACCGATGGATTGACCGGCCTGTTCAATCATCGACAGTTTAAACGGATTTTGGCGCAAGAGGTCACCCGCACCCAACGCTACAGTTCGGAGATGTCGCTGCTCATGATCGATATCGATAACTTCAAGCACTTCAATGATCTCTATGGTCATCCCTGTGGTGACCGTGTTTTGACCAATGTTGCCAGGTTGCTGCAGGATGTTTTTCGTGAGGCGGATCATGTGTTTCGTTATGGCGGGGAAGAGTTTGTTGTCATTCTGCCTCTATCTGGTCCGAAGGACGCGGTCATTGCGGCCGAACGTGCGCGCGACACGGTGGAGTCGTTGAGTGTAGCCTGCCATGGCGTAGATCATCCGCTCGGTGTCACAGTAAGCGTCGGTGTTGCTTCTTTGCCCCATGATGCCGACAGTGGTGACGCTCTGCTCGACGTTGCTGACAGGTTGAT
Above is a genomic segment from Geopsychrobacter electrodiphilus DSM 16401 containing:
- a CDS encoding GGDEF domain-containing protein, with the protein product MADIATQTEAKSLHEIIKISRMVVSSLDLDEVLQKILLYARELVETPAGSIALFDETTSTMTLHAGTGLSEEFMMRDSWHVEAGGLTRKILDQRQLFIVDDTLDVSFFNNPLALAEGIRSLIAVPLCIQDTIVGILYLDDFKPRTFDASACEKLAILASFASLSIANARLHEKTSRLASTDGLTGLFNHRQFKRILAQEVTRTQRYSSEMSLLMIDIDNFKHFNDLYGHPCGDRVLTNVARLLQDVFREADHVFRYGGEEFVVILPLSGPKDAVIAAERARDTVESLSVACHGVDHPLGVTVSVGVASLPHDADSGDALLDVADRLMYQAKNQGKNRVHTPQSIKLS